ggaggtggcggttgcagtgagccaagatcaagccactgcactccagcctggacgaaagagtgagactccgtctcaaaagataaaagtatagagaaaaatcaaacagGTCAAGGGGTTGAGTTGACTGTTATTTTAGACATAGTTATTAGGGAAGGCCTATCTAAAGAACTGCtagtaatcccagtattttggaaggctaaggagggaaggattggttgagcccaggaatttgagaccagcctaggcaacacagtgagacctcatctctataaaaaatgtttcaaaaaaagtTAACCAGGTGCAGTGTGcttgcttgtagttccagctactcaggaagctgatgtgggaggattgcttgggctttagaggttgaggctgcaatgatccatgatcacaccactgcactccagcctaggtgacagagcaaggccctgtctcaaaaaaaaaaaaaaaaaaacacatagaaaacctggggtgtggtggctcacacctgtaattccagcactttgggaggctgaggtgcgcagatagcttgagctcaggaattcaagactagcctgggcaatacaacgaaaccctatttctacaaaaatacgaaaattagccagcgCTGTGGCAcgagctgtagtcccagctacttgggaggctgaggtgggaggatcacctgagcctgggaggtcaaggctgtggtgagccatgatcatgctactgtactctagcctaggcaacagatgagaccctatctcgaaaaaaagaaaaaaaagaaaatgggaacacTGGCTGGCTGGATATTTGTTAATGTTaaagaatttatatatttgtttagtCATATTAATGGGAAggatagaatatatatatatatatatatatatatatatatatatttttttttttttttttttttttgagacggagtttcactcttgttgcccaggctggagtgcaatggcgtgatctctgctcaccgcaacctccgcctcccgggttcaagcgattctcctgcctcagcctccgagtagctgggattacaggcatgtgccaccacgcccagctaattttgtatttttcgtagggacagggtttctccacgttggtcaggctggtctcgaactcccgacctcaggtgatccacccgcctcggccttctaaagtgctgggattacaggcatgagccaccgcgcccggccaaatatattttcttccaaataatcCAGGGATAGAAGAAGTGGCTAGGGGTGTAGATGGGTCAGGATTAGCCTAGCCGACAGTTATTGGAGCTGGATAATTGGTACACAGGGTCCATTACATTATTCAGTCTACTTTAGTATATATTTGACATTATCTGgagtgaaaaattttttaaaagccaggtgGGATCAAATTCTTCTGCTTAAAGTCCAAACTCATATGGTGtcacctgtttttttttatttgtttgtttgtttgttttggagacgagtctcgctttgtctcccaggctggagtgcagtggtgcaatctcggctcattgtaacctccacctcccaggttcaagcgattctcctgcctcagtctcccatgtagttcggattacaggcatgcaccaccacacccggctaatcttttttgtttgtttgtttgtttgagacagagtctagctctgctgcccaggctggagtgcagttgcgcaatctcagctcattgcaacctccatctcctgggttcaagtgatcctcagcctcctgagtagctgggactacaggcatgtgccaccacgcccagctagtttttgtatttttagtagaggtgggattttgccatgttggccaggctggccttgaactcctggcctaaagtgatcagcctgcctcagcctcccaaagtgctgggattagaggcgtgagccaccactcccagcctaacttttgtatttttagtagagacgaggtttcaccatgttggccagcctggtctcaaactcctgacctcaggtgatccgcctgcctcagcctcccaaagtgctgggattacaggcgtaagcccccTCACCCAGCCAtgtcacctatttttttttttaacctcagccTGACACCATGTTTATCCTGAGTTCTTGCCATTTATCTTCTCATACTGTGTCCAGATACATTGAATTTGTAATTCCCAGAATTCACAATACTCCGTCTCGTCTCCATGCCTTTGTGTACactgttcctcaggctggagtgccctccttgcttttttgtttcttctatgCCTTTCATACCTAGGTCAGGTATCTCCCTTTCCAGAAAGCCTCCTTTGGAATGAATGGAACCATACTGTATTCTCATACAGTGTTGTAAATGTCTGTTTCCCTTTGCTAGACTTTCAGCTCCTCGAAACAGGGATGACCTCTGTATCACTACAAGTGCTTTGCACTCAGTTAATGATTGTTGAATAAATGGTTATTCATCTTTAAATTCCCAGCACCCAGCATGACACTTAGcacatactcaataaatgttcgtTAGATGAATGTTGAATATGAATATTGTGTTTTGCTTGGTGGTTGTAGGTATAGGAGGCTGTGCTCCCCAAAGCCTTGAAGTTTATGGTAGAATTGGCTGGCAGAGGATCAGGAAGAACTGGGGAATCATCTGAATTATTTGCTCCCagcttttgtttcttctctacAGGCATGGGTTGGAATTGGAGCCTATCCCCCAACCCGAAGGCTAACAGCATCATGTGGTTACTAACTGTTCCTCATTCACCGGTTGATGCCTCCCAGAAAAAAACGCCGCCAGCCTTCCCAGAAAGCCCCGCTGCTGTTCCACCAACAACCACTGGAGGGCCCCAAACACAGCTGTGCATCTACACAGCTTCCCATCACTCACACTCGACAGGTGCCCAGCAAGCCCATTGACCACAGCACCATCACTTCCTGGGTAGGCCCATGGGATTActatttgacatttttttttttttttttttttttttttttttgagacggagtctcgctctatcgcccaggctggagcacagtggcgcgatcttggctcactgcaagctccgcctcctgggttcacaccattctcctgcctcagcctcccgaggagctggaactacaggcacccgccaccacgcccggctaatttttttgtattttcagtagagatggggtttcaccgtgttagccaggatggtctctatctcctgacctcgtgatccgcccgcctcggcctcccaaaatgctgggattataggcgtgaaccaccgcgcccggcctactttgACTTTTACTCTGTTAGGTTTTCCAGAATGCTGACTCTTCTGCCCGGCCTACTTTGACTTTTACTCTGTTAGGTTTTCCAGAATGCTGACTCTTCTGCCCCTTGAACCAGGGACTCCAAAGAATAAGATTCATGGGGGCGGGGGCAAGGAGTTAATGTATTCTGTCTGTGGCCAGCCATCTTCCCTGGTACATCTTCTTTTCTCAGTTCAAACTGAGGAACGGGTTAGTTGGAACTGGAGTCTTTCTCTTCCCCTATTTTCCTCTGAAAGAGTTCATTGTAAAAGTTTTTTTACCCATTAGCTGGGTGAGAATGCCAGATAAATGGCAGAACAAGTTAAAAATGAGATTGTTCCCTCAACTTCATGTGAAAGGTGGAGTACTTGGCTAGATACTCTGTTTATTGTGTAATGGATTGaaccttgaaaaataaaaccCCATAAGAATAGCATATGTCATATTTTGACCGCTTAAAAGCCCTGGGaagagaggccgggtgtggtggctcatgtttgtaatcctagaactttgggaggccaaggaaggaggattgcttgagcccaggagttcgagaccagcctgggcaacatggtgaaaccccatctttactaaaaatattaatagaaaaattagctgggcatggtggtgcgcacctgtagtcccagctacttgggaggctaaggtgggcagatctcttgaaccgggaggtcaaggctgtagtgagccaagattgtgctactgcactccagcctgggcaacagtgtgagaccctgtctcaaaaaaaaaaaaaaaaaaaaaatagaaaccctGGGAAGAGAATATAGCTACTATACAACAGGAAAGTAGTATAGTAAAAGGGCCAGACAAAAGCATAAGCTTGGCTTAggagtatttaataaatgtaactTATTCAGGACTGCTTGGAAGAACCATAATACCTGCTACAGGATTGTGGAAGAAACCTAAACATCAGAATCCTGTGGATGAGAGTaggaatgaacatttattgaatattcatTATATGCCAGGTCCTCTGCTAGTTCTCACCCGCTATGCTTGGAGTTGGCTATTCATTAACTGAGGGCCTTCTTTGTTCCAGGCATTCTGCTAGGTGCTGGGAATCAAGAACAAGACCACTGGTCCCTACCCTCATGAAGTTTAAAGATAAATAAGTTATATCTAGACCAGGTgttgtggcttacgcctgtaatcccagcactttgggaggctgaggtgggtggatcacttgaggtcaggagtttgagaccagtctggccaacacggtgaaactctgactctattaaaaatataaaaattggctgggtgccgtgactcatgcctgtaatcccagcactttggaaggccggggtgggtggatcacctgaggtcaagagttcaaggtcagcctggtcaacatggtaaaatcctgtctctactaaaaatacaaaaattaactggtcgtggtggtgcgcacctatattcccagctacacgggaagcttaggcagcagaatcgcttgcatcagggagtcggaggttgcagtgagcagagacctgccattgcactccagcctgggcgacaagagcaaaactctgtctccaaaaaaaaaaaaaaaaaaaaaatacctgggcgtggtggcaggcgcctgtagtcccagctactcgggaagctgaagcaggagaatcacttgaactgggagacagaggttgcaatgagccgagatggtgccgctgcattccagcctagacgtcggagtgagactccatcccagggggaagaaaaaaagttatatccATATGGTGTGATGAAGTGAAAGAGACATCGTCCCCTTTCCTACACATGAGGAAGCTGAAGGCCGGAGAGATGGAATAATTTGCCCAAAGCTTCCTGTTATTATGCCATTAGACAGTTATTTTAGTTTTGTGTTCATTACTACAGTAGACCCCGATTTAAGAGTCTGGTCATCAGATACAGTTTCCTCTCTTAGGTTAGTACTTAGTTAGGCtcacctcactttttttttttttttaaggtatcaCCTGATTTTGATACAGCAGCAGGAAGCTTGTTCCCAGCCTACCAGAAACACCAAAACCGGGCGAGACACTCAAGTCGAAAACCTACCACCTCCAAGTTTCCACATCTAACTTTTGAGAGTCCGCAATCTTCCAGTTCAGAGACATTGGGGATCCCCTTAATCCGAGAGTGCCCCAGTGAATCAGAAAAGGATGTTTCCAGAAGACCCTTAGTTCCAGTGCTCAGTCCCCAAAGCTGTGGGAACATGTCAGTGCAGGCACTTCAGAGCTTACCTTATGTGTTCATTCCACCTGATATCCAGACCCCAGAGTCATCGTCTGTGAAGGAAGAACTCATTCCCCAAGATCAGAAGGAAAACAGCCTTCTAAGCTGCACTCTTCACACTGGCACTCCTAATAGCCCAGAGCCTGGACCTGTTCTGGTTAAAGACACCCCCGAGGACAAGTATGGAATAAAGGTCACATGGAGGAGACGACAGCACCTGCTTGCTTACCTCAGGGAGAGAGGGAAGCTGAGCAGAAGCCAATTCCTTGTGAAAAGCTGACTGCCATCAGTAATCTCAATAGAAAAGAGATATGTTTTCTGGAGTCATAAAGGAATTCAATTcctagggtttttgtttttgtttttgagatgtaatattgctctgttgcccaggctggagtgcagtggtatgatctcaccTTACTGCAACcaccacttcctgggttcaagcgattctcctgcctcagcctccccagtagctgggattacaggcaccagccaccatgcctggctaatttttttgtatttttagtagagatgtggtttctccatgttggccaggctggtctcaaaatcctgacctcaagtcatctgctggccttgacctcacaaagtgctggccCAGCCGAGATTTGTTTTCTAAGATACTTTGTGTCATGAACAGTTCAGTTTAGTGTCATGAACTATTCACttcatatttttcttgtattaactgtttaaatttttaaaatatcttgtagtaactctttaaaatgtatgtaagtAAATGGCTGCAGAAAGTTTTTTTAGAGAATCCTGCTTCCATCAGTAATACAGCAATATTACCCCATCCACTAATGGTCTTTGTTTCCTTAACCACTACTCATTAATCCTTAATCACCTCATTCAAACTAATTCATTCTGCATTTTTGAGTACCAACTCTTGTCAGGCTCAGTGGCAGCTTCTACGACCTGatggatggaaaaaaatcaaactctgtGACTCTATGGTTGACTGCCACCTCTGCAACCTTGACTCATCTGCTGaaaaggcaagaagaagaaagggcAGCAAGCCCTGTTTTAGGGACTACATAAGATGAGGGGAGATAAGGGGGACATAGATGAGTTCTTTAGGATTGCGTgtgttttgagtttttgtttctaACTGAAGAAATCTGTCAATATTAAATAGGGTGGGAAAATGGTTTCTTAGAATAACTGTTCAACTGTGTGTAAATAAGGAAAGTTTTCAATGAGTATTACTTATTGTAATTAATGCAGAAGGACTTCCCCAGTCAACCGAATGTCTCGGCCTTTTACTCAGACAAGTAGCATCTCATTAAACCCATTCATTTAGCATTCATTCAGCTGGACCTACTGTGTCAGGTCCAGCCCCAACTAGATCAAGCAGGGATTACTgtatattttacagatgggagtTTGATGCAGAGAATGAACCATGCACAGGTCACACAGTGAGTGCACGCTGACCCAGGCAGTGTAACGGTCCACTCTCAGCGTGTGCCTCCTAAAGTACTAACTTGTAGGTTCAAAACcaatgtggaaacaactttgaCCTTAGAACGCCATAAAGCCATTTGTGCAGTGACTTGTCAGGACTCAGGATGTTTTGTAGGGACTATAATGTGCATGTCGGTAGGGAGAAAGGGACTGACATTTGGGGACGGGATTTATTGGAGACAAGAGTACACATTTAGACAGGGGCTCTCACGGTGGGCTATGGATGTTTGAGGAAGGCCCACAGGAGGTAGAAAGGTAGATGGAAAGAGTCTCCAGGAcgggcccacgcctgtaatcccagcactttcggaggctgaggcgggtggatcatttgaggtcgggagttaagaggccagtctggccaacatggtgaaaccctatctctactaaaaatacgaaaaatagccaggcagtagtggcccctgcctgtaatcccagctactccacaggctgaggcaggagaatcgcttgagcctgggaggcggaggttgcggtgagctgagaccgggccactgcactgcagtctgggcgagagagaaaccctgtctcaaaaaattaaagtctCTGGATTCCCTCGTGTGCTTTAGGGGAGTCTGTAGAGCAGGTCTAGGAATGACCTAAAAGCTTGGGCTGGAGTAGGGGAAGCTTAAGTTCTGTGCAGttgaagttcaaggccagcctatgGAAGATGCGTTTCACTGGGAGTGACTGATGGAGTGGAGAGGGTACCAGAGGGGGTCCACGAAGGCCGCTGGTATCAGGGCAGGGGCCAGAATGGGAAGCGGCAGAGGTCTGTACATCCTCACAGGGCAGACCTCGGGAAGCGCTCTGGGTGGGCTCGGTAAAAATGGCGGGGGTGCGAGGAGCCGTTGCGTGCGTGGCGGTTGGTGCGGTATAGGAGACTCCTCTGACCGGACTCGCCTGCTGGCCGCGCGGCGGGCGAGGCCCAGGCAAAAACAAAGTCTTCCCGCTCAGTACCGGCCCCGCGAGGCGCTCCAGAGGACCAAGCCTTAGCTCGCGTCACCCCACCCCCGCGCAGGCGCGTTTAACTCCCGCTCGCCTCCCGCCCCTTAGCAACCCTCCCGCATCGTTGGGCCCCGGCAATAGCCAATGAGACAGGAGCCACGAGAACACGGACCAATCGGCGGCGGCGACAGTGTGGAACGCGGTTGCCAGGAGGCGGGACGCGGCGGCGTGCCAGCCTAGCCACTCTAGCGACGGCGGGGAAGAGTGTGTACGTGGTGGGGGCTTCCTCGGTGGCGGGCATGGAGGCTTCGCGCTGCCGGCTCAGTCCCAGCGGCGACAGGTCAGACAGGGCCGTGGCAGGTCTCCTCCTGAGCGAGGCGGAGGGGCGAAGCGAGAAGGCGGAGGTCCTCTCCGGGAGCCCTGCGGGGAGAGGGCGGGACTCGGGACTTGGCGACTCAGGGAGGGACTGGTTTCGGCGGCGGGAGGCGACCCCCTCGCCCTACTCCCGTGTGGGGACCCCTTTCTCAAGTGGAGCGGCGGCACTACATCCCGCGCCGTGGGCAGAGACCTTTGGTTCAGGTCCCTGCTTAGGAACTTCTGGAGTTTTCGTGACGGGCTCCCTCGGCCCCTCTGGGCCTCGGGTTTCCCTCGGGGGAGAGGCGCTGGCCCCGCTCAGCTCCCACTGCCCGGCGGTGTCACAGCCGAGAGGGGACCCAGCCCCTCCCGGGAGGCGGTGCGGGTGATGTTTAGTAGCTTGTTCTGACGCCGCTGCTTCGGACGGGTAAAGCTGAATTCTGGAGCAGAGTCCGAGGAGCGGAAACGCGaaacttctttttcctctctgctttccAGTGTTTGTCCCTGATTCGGGATGGTCTGACTGATTTGCCAGTGGGCCACACCCCTTGTTTGTGCGCCTCTTTCTCTGCCAGAGGGAGAGCCTCGGAAAAAAAAGGATCCAAAATCTCAGCGTGTCACTTTCTTGTTCGCTAGGTTAATGAGAAGTTAATGGGAAGCCGTTTGAAATCATTGGTTAGAAACTTTGGCGTCATCTGAGGATTTAAGCCCTACACGCCAACTGTATACCCCGCTTTTTATTCCATTACCAAGACAAAGATTTGGGGCCAGGCGCCTTGGAACACGTCTAttatccccagcactttgggaggccaaggcaggaggatcgcttggtctcaggagttcgagaccagcctggacaagatagcgagacccccatctctagaaaaaaataaaataaaataaaatcaatcagtcaatcaattaAAATTTGGCCGGACacggtggtgcgcgcctgtagttccagcgactcgagagactgaggagggaggattccttgagcccaggagttccaaactCCTGTGTTGGGCCACTGAGCTcgctagcctgggcaacgcagtgaCATCCtgtcaccttaaaaaaaaaatgatttgacgTGTAAGTATTTAGTTTGATATTTCCACTAGtagatatttaaacaattttaaaccatttttaaaaattgtcacaaAGTTGTTGGGGGTAAAGaacatgtattttcctttttcGTCAAGTTCTATTGAGGTGATAGCTGCACTCTGAAATTTGTtcactgtgcttttttttttcccaagtcgAGGAAGAAAACTACATTTACAGGTGTAAGTGGTAGAGGAGATAAAGTTAGTATTCAGCATCTCTGGTTGAATTCCGAAAATATTTGTTCAGTTGTGGGCGCT
This sequence is a window from Homo sapiens chromosome 12, GRCh38.p14 Primary Assembly. Protein-coding genes within it:
- the RHNO1 gene encoding RAD9, HUS1, RAD1-interacting nuclear orphan protein 1 isoform 1 (isoform 1 is encoded by transcript variant 4), with the protein product MPPRKKRRQPSQKAPLLFHQQPLEGPKHSCASTQLPITHTRQVPSKPIDHSTITSWVSPDFDTAAGSLFPAYQKHQNRARHSSRKPTTSKFPHLTFESPQSSSSETLGIPLIRECPSESEKDVSRRPLVPVLSPQSCGNMSVQALQSLPYVFIPPDIQTPESSSVKEELIPQDQKENSLLSCTLHTGTPNSPEPGPVLVKDTPEDKYGIKVTWRRRQHLLAYLRERGKLSRSQFLVKS
- the RHNO1 gene encoding RAD9, HUS1, RAD1-interacting nuclear orphan protein 1 isoform 2 (isoform 2 is encoded by transcript variant 2) produces the protein MPPRKKRRQPSQKAPLLFHQQPLEGPKHSCASTQLPITHTRQVSPDFDTAAGSLFPAYQKHQNRARHSSRKPTTSKFPHLTFESPQSSSSETLGIPLIRECPSESEKDVSRRPLVPVLSPQSCGNMSVQALQSLPYVFIPPDIQTPESSSVKEELIPQDQKENSLLSCTLHTGTPNSPEPGPVLVKDTPEDKYGIKVTWRRRQHLLAYLRERGKLSRSQFLVKS